A region of Candidatus Paceibacterota bacterium DNA encodes the following proteins:
- a CDS encoding NYN domain-containing protein: MRVIVFIDGSNFYFRLKSLTSNGNRYDLLGFDYQNFAKWLVAQDTLSQIRYYIGAVRRKNGQDKDKSEKLYANQQKLLSKLNREKVEVMLGVLIQHPDKTYHEKGVDVKLAVEMIRLARTDVYDVAYLISSDTDLVAAVQEVQALGKKVVYVGTAKSQSYGLSQVSNDVRLLRLEDIQSFFVSPSLT; the protein is encoded by the coding sequence ATGAGGGTTATTGTTTTTATAGATGGGAGTAATTTTTATTTTAGGTTGAAGAGTCTTACCTCTAACGGCAACCGCTATGACCTTTTGGGATTTGATTATCAAAATTTTGCCAAATGGCTGGTTGCTCAAGATACTCTTTCTCAAATACGTTATTATATCGGTGCCGTCAGGCGTAAAAACGGACAGGATAAAGACAAGAGCGAGAAATTATATGCCAATCAGCAGAAACTCTTATCTAAATTGAATAGGGAGAAGGTTGAAGTAATGCTAGGCGTTTTAATACAGCACCCCGACAAGACCTATCACGAAAAAGGCGTAGATGTGAAACTGGCAGTAGAAATGATAAGACTAGCCAGAACAGATGTGTATGATGTGGCTTATTTAATCAGTTCCGATACAGACTTGGTAGCAGCTGTGCAAGAAGTACAGGCTTTGGGCAAGAAAGTGGTTTATGTAGGGACAGCTAAGTCGCAATCTTATGGGTTATCTCAAGTATCTAATGATGTTAGGTTACTCCGTTTGGAGGATATTCAATCATTTTTTGTTTCTCCTTCTCTTACTTAA